From a region of the Tiliqua scincoides isolate rTilSci1 chromosome 4, rTilSci1.hap2, whole genome shotgun sequence genome:
- the ANKRD29 gene encoding ankyrin repeat domain-containing protein 29 translates to MSFKKETPLANAAFWAARKGNLALLQLLLNSGRVDVDCKDSLGSTALMVASYYGHKDCVRELVLQGADINLQRESGATALFFAAQQGHNDIVKLLFEYGASTEFKTKDGGTALLAACQYGHKKVVETLLKHGANIHDQLYDGATTLFLAAQGGYLDLIRLLLSSGAKVNQPRQDGTAPLWIAAQMGHSEAVRVMLLRGADRDASRNDGTTALLKAANKGYSDVIEELLKFSPALGLLKNGTSALHAAVLGGNVRAVALLLEAGADPFLRNKKNELPSDLTKNERMLRLLNSREKHRRT, encoded by the exons AAGGAGACGCCTCTTGCAAATGCTGCCTTCTGGGCTGCACGGAAAGGAAACTTGGCACTTCTTCAGCTGTTGTTGAACAGTGGACGTGTAGATGTGGACTGCAAAGACAGT CTTGGTTCTACAGCTCTTATGGTAGCATCATACTATGGCCACAAAGACTGCGTGCGAGAATTGGTGCTGCAAGGAGCTGATATCAATCTTCAGAGAGAG TCTGGTGCCACTGCCCTTTTCTTTGCTGCACAACAAGGCCACAATGATATTGTGAAGTTGCTCTTTGAGTATGGAGCCTCGACCGAGTTTAAAACCAAA GATGGGGGCACAGCTCTGTTAGCCGCTTGCCAATACGGGCACAAGAAGGTGGTGGAAACCTTATTGAAACATGGTGCCAACATCCACGATCAGCTTTAT GATGGTGCTACTACCCTTTTCCTGGCTGCGCAAGGAGGCTACTTGGATTTAATTCGTTTATTACTGTCTTCGGGAGCAAAGGTCAACCAGCCAAGGCAG gATGGGACAGCTCCATTGTGGATAGCAGCTCAGATGGGTCACAGCGAGGCAGTGCGAGTAATGTTACTCCGAGGAGCAGACCGAGATGCTTCAAGGAAT GATGGCACAACTGCTTTACTTAAAGCTGCAAACAAAGGCTATAGTGACGTCATAGAGGAATTGCTTAAATTCTCTCCTGCTCTGGGCTTATTGAAG AATGGGACATCAGCCCTCCATGCAGCGGTTCTTGGTGGCAATGTTAGAGCAGTAGCATTACTTCTAGAAGCAGGAGCAGATCCATTCCTTCGGAACAAG AAAAATGAGCTGCCTTCAGATCTTACAAAAAATGAGCGCATGCTACGGCTCCTGAACTCCAGAGAAAAACACAGAAGGACCTAA